ATGCGCGCGACGAGCTGTCCCTTCTTCACGCGATCATTGAAGTCCACGAGCAGTTCGGACACCTGCCCGGAGACCTGCGTGCCGACTTCGACGGTCTTCACGGCACTCAGTGTCCCCGACGCCGATACGGTCGAGCGCAGGGAACCCTGCTCCACGGTGGCAAACCGGTACGTCGGAACTTCGGCGCCACGCTTGGTCATCGTCCAGAAGCCGGCACCGGCGATAGCGGCAACGACAACCGTCGCCGCGGTGATCTGCATCAACCTGGTCATGGTGGTTCGGATGAGGGTGGATTGGGCGGGGGCGCCCGGCGCGGGCCCACACCACGGCGGTGGGGCACGGTCCACTCACCCTTGGTAGACGGCGGCCCGGACGGATGTTTATGGCCCTGGCATGAACCGCCGCCTGGTGTTCCGAACGGTGGGTCTGAACCCACGAACGACGGGGAGCTGCACACGAACCGCCGGTGGCCCATGGGACCGGTGGCCTACACCGCCGTCATCGCTCCTGCCCAACCGCTCACGACCCTTGCCTCCGCTGCTGGCGCCCCCCGCGGCGCTCGCAGTATGCTGGATCATGCCCACGGATCTTCAGCCTGCGGCCCTGACGGCGACGGGCACGCGCTCCGCGCTCTCGGTTCGTGTCTCGCGGCGCGAGCGGCTGCTCATTGCGGCGTTCTGGCTGCTGTATGCGGTGGTGACCGTGGTGAACCTGCTCTTCGGTGGGCGCCGCGGCCCCGACGGCACCTCCGATGCCACCATCTTCTGGGTGGCCATCGCCGAGGCCGTGGGCTGGGCGCTGGTCACGCCCACACTTTTCGAACTGGTGGCCGGCCATACCGTGGAGGAAGGGCAGGACAACCTGACCTCCGGTGAGTTGCTGCGCTTCGTTCTCGTGGGCCTCGGTGTGGTGGGGGTCATGACCGCCTTCGGCGTGGCGCTGCGATCGTTGTTGTACGCCCCGCGCCCAGGCGGAGGCGGACCGCCCATCTGGTTTCCGTTCACCAACAACGCCGTGCTGTACGGTGCGGTGATCGCGGCCGGACTCGCCCGGGCCTATTCACTGCAGTCGCGGTGGCGTGAGCAGCGCGCCGTGCGCCTGGAGGCCGAACTGGCACGCGCGACACTGGCCACACTGCGGCAGCAGATCGATCCGCATTTTCTGTTCAACACGCTCAATCTCATTTCCTCACTCGTCGACCGGGATCCCAAAGGCGTACGCCGCATGATCGCCCGTCTGAGTGAACTGTTGCGGGCGAGTCTCGAGACCGGCGGCCGTCAGGAAATCACGTTGCGGCAGGAACTCGCCCTGCTGGGCGCGTACCTCGAGATCATGCGCATGCGATTCGGATCGCGCCTGGAGATTTCGCAGACGGTGGACGAATCGCTGCTCGATGTGTTCGTGCCGAGCTTCCTGCTGCAGCCGCTGGCCGAGAATGCGGTGCGGCACGGGATCGAACCGCTGCGTACGCCGGGGCGTGTGGAGGTGTCGGTATCGCGCGATGGACACGACCTCGTGCTGCGGGTGTGCGACAACGGCAGCGGCGAAGGGTTCGGTGAAGCAGCCGATGCGGACGACGCCGTGCGCCGCGCGCTGCGCAGTGCCTCGCGCGGCGCCTCGGCCTCGGTGTTCGACGATGAAGACGACGAGGTCGGCGCGCGGCACGGCATCGGACTCGCCAATACGCGGGCCCGTCTCACGCAATTGTATGGACAGGAGGCTTCGCTGGAATTGCGACGGATGGAGGACCGCACGGTCGCCGAGGTCCGCATTCCGCTGGCCGGGGAGGTGTCGTGAGCGCCACTACCCCTGCCCATACTCATGCCGGTAGCCATCCCAATACGCGGTTGCGGGTGCTGATCGTCGACGACGAGGAATTCAACCGGCTCCGGTTGCGCGACCTGTTGGAAGCCCAGTCCGACGTGGACGTGGTGGGAGAGGCCGCCGACGGCGTGGAGGCCGTGGAGCGTATCAGGGCCTTGCGCCCCGATCTGGTGTTCCTGGACATCCGCATGCCGGGGCTGTCGGGATTGGATGTGGTGCGGCAGATCGGCCCCGAGTCGATGCCGGCGACGGTTTTCGCGACGGCGTATGACCAGCACGCGGTGGAAGCGTTCCGGCTGGCGGCGCTGGATTTTCTGGTCAAGCCGTTCGACGACGACCGGTTTGCCGAGACGCTGCAGCGGGCCCGGCGGCTGGTGGCCCTCAATGATCTGGCGACCATGCGGGCCCGGCTGCTAGACGTGCTGGGGACGACCGCCGAGCCGCCGGTTGAAACTCCGGGGCCGGCCGGGGGTTACCTGGAGCGGATCGCGGTGGAGGAGCAGGGGACCATCCGGCCGATCGCGGTGGCGGACATCGACTATATCCTGGCCAGCGGTCCCTACGCCGAGCTGGTGGTGGCGGGGCGGCGTCACCTGGTCCGGGAGTCGATGCAGTCGCTGGAGGATCGTCTCGATCCCCGGCGGTTCCTGCGGATTCACCGGTCGGTGATCGTGCGACTGGACCGGGTGGAAGGGCTGCGGCGCGGGGCGGGAGGCGACGGGGAGGTGCTGCTCAAGGGCGGCGGCCGGTTGCGGGTGAGCCGGACCCGTCGGGAGGCGCTGGAGCGCTGGCTGGGGCTGGGCGGCCAGCCCCGGTAGCGGGGGCTGGCGGAGCAGGGCCGACGCTCTCTTGCGCGGATCTTCGGCGGCGCTTCGGGCGCGGAGCGCAAGGGACTAAGCGCCCATCAGCGCGGCACTTGCGGGTCTTTGGCGGGTCGTGTGGACAGCGCGGGCCCGTGACTTGCGGGTGGCGTCGGACCGCGCTACGTTGCAAGGCTCACCCCGTACCGGCCAAATCCCGGGACTGGGTGTCTGCAGGATATCGCAGAACTCTGCGGGATATCGCAGAACACAGTGCTGGACCTACAGTCGCACGTAACGCAGCAGCACGCATAAACGCAGCAGAACGCAGTACGGAGCCGGATCATGCCGCGCGAGAAGATCATCCTCGGGTGCACCGAGTGCAAGAACCGCAATTATTTCACGATGAAGAACAAGCGTCTTCATCCTGAGCGCGTGGAGTGGAAGAAGTACTGCCC
The window above is part of the Gemmatimonas aurantiaca genome. Proteins encoded here:
- a CDS encoding histidine kinase is translated as MPTDLQPAALTATGTRSALSVRVSRRERLLIAAFWLLYAVVTVVNLLFGGRRGPDGTSDATIFWVAIAEAVGWALVTPTLFELVAGHTVEEGQDNLTSGELLRFVLVGLGVVGVMTAFGVALRSLLYAPRPGGGGPPIWFPFTNNAVLYGAVIAAGLARAYSLQSRWREQRAVRLEAELARATLATLRQQIDPHFLFNTLNLISSLVDRDPKGVRRMIARLSELLRASLETGGRQEITLRQELALLGAYLEIMRMRFGSRLEISQTVDESLLDVFVPSFLLQPLAENAVRHGIEPLRTPGRVEVSVSRDGHDLVLRVCDNGSGEGFGEAADADDAVRRALRSASRGASASVFDDEDDEVGARHGIGLANTRARLTQLYGQEASLELRRMEDRTVAEVRIPLAGEVS
- a CDS encoding LytTR family DNA-binding domain-containing protein, which gives rise to MSATTPAHTHAGSHPNTRLRVLIVDDEEFNRLRLRDLLEAQSDVDVVGEAADGVEAVERIRALRPDLVFLDIRMPGLSGLDVVRQIGPESMPATVFATAYDQHAVEAFRLAALDFLVKPFDDDRFAETLQRARRLVALNDLATMRARLLDVLGTTAEPPVETPGPAGGYLERIAVEEQGTIRPIAVADIDYILASGPYAELVVAGRRHLVRESMQSLEDRLDPRRFLRIHRSVIVRLDRVEGLRRGAGGDGEVLLKGGGRLRVSRTRREALERWLGLGGQPR
- the rpmG gene encoding 50S ribosomal protein L33, with the protein product MPREKIILGCTECKNRNYFTMKNKRLHPERVEWKKYCPRCNKHQTHKETK